From the genome of Vicia villosa cultivar HV-30 ecotype Madison, WI linkage group LG2, Vvil1.0, whole genome shotgun sequence, one region includes:
- the LOC131650249 gene encoding uncharacterized protein LOC131650249 encodes MKSRKIDSFFKRKERDEEDFTPIPEPQIVLGNPRIEENINRVCSDDIENSLECGPRKRPSMWEYNVNQMNEIRRASLFKMGSISNEFRAISIICKRPSGRPGSDVFISTGFRGWKKVRNGKNCAFLKHIGKDPCSPHNNAMKVCQDLLNQDVCAFRGHDESTTSSNQGNFLELIKLLACCNDEVAKVVLENAPCNSEYTSHIIQKEILHILSSRVKKYIRKEIGDSKFCIIVDEAHHESKKEQMSLVLRFVDKDGFIQERFFGLARVNDTTSLTLKQKVCDIFSLHNLDVSNIHGQGYDGASHMRGERNGLQALFMKDCPYAYYVHCFAH; translated from the exons ATGAAGAGTAGAAAAATTGATTCTTTTTTCAAGAGGAAAGAAAGAGATGAAGAGGATTTCACACCTATTCCCGAACCTCAAATAGTTCTTGGGAATCcaagaattgaagaaaatatTAATAGAGTTTGTTCGGATGACATTGAGAATTCTTTAGAATGCGGTCCTAGAAAACGACCTTCAATGTGGGAATATAATGTAAATCAAATGAATGAAATACGAAGAGCTAGCTTATTTAAAATGGGGTCCATATCAAATGAATTTAGAGCAATATCCATTATCtg CAAAAGACCAAGTGGACGCCCTGGTTCCGATGTCTTCATTTCTACAGGTTTTAGAGGTTGGAAGAAAGTTAGAAATGGAAAGAATTGTGCATTTCTTAAACACATAGGGAAAGATCCTTGTTCACCACATAATAATGCTATGAAAGTTTGTCAAGACTTATTGAATCAAGATG TGTGTGCTTTTAGAGGTCACGATGAAAGTACAACATCATCAAACCAAGGTAATTTTCTTGAGTTGATAAAACTCTTAGCATGTTGTAATGATGAAGTTGCAAAAGTTGTGTTGGAAAATGCTCCATGTAACAGCGAGTATACTTCACATATAATTCAAAAAGAGATCTTGCATATTCTTTCAAGTAGGGTGAAAAAGTATATCCGTAAAGAAATTGGTGATTCCAAATTTTGTATAATTGTAGATGAAGCGCATCATGAATCCAAAAAAGAGCAAATGTCTCTTGTTTTGAGATTTGTTGATAAAGATGGTTTTATACAAGAGAGATTTTTTGGCCTTGCACGTGTTAATGACACTACATCTTTAACTCTTAAGCAAAAAGTTTGTGATATATTTTCTCTGCATAATCTTGATGTCTCAAATATTCATGGTCAAGGGTATGATGGTGCTAGCCATATGAGAGGAGAACGGAACGGTTTACAAGCACTTTTTATGAAGGATTGTCCTTATGCATATTATGTTCATTGTTTTGCTCATTGA
- the LOC131652352 gene encoding RING-H2 finger protein ATL20-like: MNSLFFLTIFLVSIFQTSVTCNDIAGSDIHYPFTTLYGFDLSHKDNITTIHFPSYGDLTVKSISYDSRKIDLLDPKNCVPRVFLNLNLTLTPFQYYYVLQNYTYLNCSTKLLHTNFIEVPCLSDSNSHVYTVDPEVSLPSSCRIVKTVAIPFKYSPYISDNSLGLRLTWKLRASEETKQGNKTRGSDTKRNTVFGLSICFIVMATVVGIIKVHLSLRNLHKKEEQLLADF; encoded by the exons ATGAATTCACTCTTCTTTCTCACCATCTTCTTGGTTTCCATCTTCCAAACCTCTGTTACCTGCAATGATATTGCTGGTTCTGACATTCACTATCCCTTCACCACCCTTTATGGCTTCGACCTTTCTCACAAAGACAACATCACCACCATCCATTTTCCATCCTACGGCGATCTAACAGTCAAGTCCATCTCCTATGACAGCAGAAAGATTGATCTTCTTGATCCAAAGAACTGCGTCCCTAGAGTCTTTCTCAACCTCAACCTCACCCTCACTCCGTTTCAATACTACTACGTTCTTCAAAACTATACATACCTCAATTGCTCCACTAAACTTCTACATACAAATTTCATCGAGGTTCCGTGTTTAAGCGATTCAAACTCTCATGTTTACACAGTTGACCCTGAAGTTTCTCTTCCTAGTTCATGTAGAATAGTCAAAACAGTTGCTATTCCTTTCAAATATAGCCCTTATATTTCAGATAACAGTCTTGGTCTTAGATTAACATGGAAGTTGCGTGCAtctgaagaaaccaaacaaggaAACAAGACTAGAGGTTCTGACACAAAACGCAATACTG TTTTTGGATTGAGTATCTGTTTCATTGTGATGGCAACAGTTGTAGGCATCATCAAGGTTCATCTGTCTTTGAGGAATTTACATAAGAAAGAAGAACAGTTGTTGGCAGATTTCTAG
- the LOC131652353 gene encoding deSI-like protein At4g17486 produces the protein MRWFQLSTSSERERNSGNKSRAMVYLNVYDLTPINNYLYLFGLGIFHSGIEVHGMEYGFGAHEYPSSGVFEVEPKNCPGFIFRRSVLLGSTDMSLAEFRSFMERLSAKYHGDTYHLIAKNCNHFTDEVCQQLTGNPIPGWVNRLARVGSFCNCLLPENIQVSAVGHVPERLTFADDDKSDSDDLSLSIESEEEEEPSHRLLNTPNGGDVAFLKEKPVRLARDHL, from the exons ATGCGGTGGTTTCAACTGAGTACTAGCTCGGAAAGGGAGCGGAACAGTGGGAATAAATCTCGTGCTATGGTGTATCTCAATGTATATGATCTTACTCCTATCAATAATTATCTTTACCTCTTTGGCCTTGGAATCTTTCACTCCGGTATTGAAG tgCATGGTATGGAATATGGCTTTGGAGCACACGAATACCCTTCAAGTGGTGTGTTTGAGGTGGAACCTAAAAATTGCCCTGGCTTCATCTTCAGACGATCAGTATTGTTGGGAAGCACTGATATGTCTCTTGCAGAATTCCGTTCTTTTATGGAGCGTCTCTCTGCAAAATATCATGGAGACACTTACCATCTGATTGCCAAAAATTGCAACCATTTTACAGATGAAGTTTGTCAACAACTAACTGGAAATCCTATTCCTGGATGGGTTAATCGACTCGCTCGTGTAG GTTCTTTTTGCAATTGTCTACTACCAGAAAACATCCAGGTTTCTGCAGTTGGACATGTACCTGAACGTCTTACATTTGCAG ATGATGATAAATCAGATTCTGATGACCTTTCTCTGTCCATCGAGAGTGAAGAAGAGGAGGAGCCAAGTCACCGCCTGCTAAATACACCGAATGGCGGTGATGTTGCATTTTTAAAGGAAAAACCAGTTCGACTGGCACGAGATCACCTATGA